The Streptomyces sp. ICC1 DNA window GAGACGGCGAACTTGAAGGGTTTGGCCCAGATCGGGGCGCCCAGCAGGGTGCGGCCGTCGACGAGGAGTCCGACGGCGGAGCCGACCGCCCATAAGACCATCGCACCGGCGAACACCGTCAGCGGACGGTGCCAGCCGCGCGGGAACACGAACTGCATCTCTCTGCCCCCCAGAAAGGAATGGATAGCAGCACTTGCCGCTATCCGGTAGTGCCACTATCTATGATGGGGAGGGCACACGCAAGGGACCAGGGACGGACGGACGCGGGCATGCGCATCGGAGAGCTGAGCTCACGGACCGGGGTACCGGTACCGACGATCAAGTACTACGTACGGGAAGGGCTGCTCCCGGCCGGTCTGCTCAGCAGCCCGAACCAGGCGCGCTACGAAGAGGCCCACGAGCGCCGGCTGCGGCTGATCCGCGGCCTCCTGGAGGTGGGCAAGCTCCCCCTGTCGGCGATCGGGGAGGTGCTGCGCGCCATCGACGACCAGGAGCGGTCGGTCCACAAGCTGCTCGGCTCCGTGGCGGACCTCCTGGTGCCCGGGCACGGTGGGGAGGCGGACGCCGAGACGGACCTCGCGCGGGCGAAGGTGGCCCGGATCATCGAGCGGCGCGGCTGGCAGGCGGATGCGGGCTCCGCGGCGGGAGAGGCGCTGGCCGCCGCGCTGGCCGCGCTGGAGCGGGCCGGCCACGGCGGGTTCGCGGAGGTGCTCGACGCCTACGCGGAGGCCGCCGAACTGGTGGCCCGCGCGGACCTGGCGTACGTGGCCCGCGAGGTGGCCCGGGAGGACCTCGTCGAATCGGTGGCGGTCGGCACGGTCCTGGGCGACACGATGTTCGCGGCGCTGCGCAGGCTGGCCCAGACGGACACCTCCTCCCGCGTCTACGGGACCGCGCCGCCGGACTGACCGCGCCCGCGGGTACCGGCCGCACCCGCGGAGCCCGGTCACGCCCGCGGCGCCCGGCCGCGTGGCGCGGCCGGTCGCCGACGGGCGGCGGGCGGCGGGCGGCGGGCGGCGGCGGATCAGTGGATCTGGGTCACGATCACGTCGAGGGACCAAGGCTTGCCCGGCTTCGCGGGCTCCTCGGCCTCCACCGTGAAGCCCAGTTCGCGCAGGGTGGTGACCAGTTCCGCCGGGGTGGCGGGCACCGCGCCCGCCACCAGCAGGTCGCGGACCAGGCGGCCCTTGGTTGCCTTGTTGAAGTGGCTCACCACCGACCGCTTCTCCACGCCGTCGACGAGCTGCGAGTGCAGCACCCGCACCGTGGCCGTGCGCCCCGCGACCTCGCCCTTCGGCTTCCACGCGGAGGCGTACGCCGAGGAGCGCAGGTCCAGGACCAGGCCCTCCCCCGCGGCCCGCGGCATGACCTCGGCCATCGGCGCGCGCCAGAACGCGCCCAGCGCCCCGAGCCCCGGCAGCTTCACGCCCATCGAGCACCGGTAGGAGGGGATGCGGTCCGTGACCCGGACCGCTCCCCACAGGCCGGAGAAGACCAGCAGGGACTCCTCGGCGGCGGACACCGCCGCCGGGGGCAGGGTCGACAGGCCCAGGGCGTCGTACAGGACGCCCGTGTAGATCTCCCCCGCGGGCCGGGCGACCGCCGTCAGCAGCTCCGTGTTCTTGGCGACCTCGCCCCGCAGGCCCTCGCTCAGGCCCAGGACCTCCCGCGCCTTGAGCTCGTCGCCCACGCACAGTTCGACCAGCTCCTCCAGCACCGCCGCCCGTGCCGCGCCCAGCCCCGGCAGCGACAGCGATTCCGGCTTCAGCGGTGCGCCGGAGCCGCCGGCGGCCTTTCCTTCGGACGGCGGCAGCAGGACGAGCACGGTGGTTCTCCTTCGGACGGGCACGGCACAGCGGCGGGGGTGCGGCCCCCGCCCAGGGTAGACGGCTCGCCGCGCCGCCCGGGCCCGGCGGCCATAGGGGGTGTCTTGCCGATCAGGCCGGGCTCGCGGTGTCTGGCACCGCGCCTCGCCGCGTTCTCGTCGGTCGGCGACGCTCCGCGTCGCCTCCCTCCTCGGCCTTGCGATCCACGGCACCAGACACCGCTCCCTGATCCGGCCTGATCGGCAAGACACCCCCTAGGCTCGACCCATGCCACGCCGTCACATGATCATGACCGGCGCAGACGGGGCTGCTCTGCGGGCCGCGCTGCGCGAACTGCGGACGAGGCTCGAGGTGCCCCGGGAGTTCCCGGCGCCCGTGCTCGCCGAGGCCGAGCGGGCGGTCGCACACCCGCTC harbors:
- the yaaA gene encoding peroxide stress protein YaaA codes for the protein MLVLLPPSEGKAAGGSGAPLKPESLSLPGLGAARAAVLEELVELCVGDELKAREVLGLSEGLRGEVAKNTELLTAVARPAGEIYTGVLYDALGLSTLPPAAVSAAEESLLVFSGLWGAVRVTDRIPSYRCSMGVKLPGLGALGAFWRAPMAEVMPRAAGEGLVLDLRSSAYASAWKPKGEVAGRTATVRVLHSQLVDGVEKRSVVSHFNKATKGRLVRDLLVAGAVPATPAELVTTLRELGFTVEAEEPAKPGKPWSLDVIVTQIH
- a CDS encoding MerR family transcriptional regulator, which encodes MRIGELSSRTGVPVPTIKYYVREGLLPAGLLSSPNQARYEEAHERRLRLIRGLLEVGKLPLSAIGEVLRAIDDQERSVHKLLGSVADLLVPGHGGEADAETDLARAKVARIIERRGWQADAGSAAGEALAAALAALERAGHGGFAEVLDAYAEAAELVARADLAYVAREVAREDLVESVAVGTVLGDTMFAALRRLAQTDTSSRVYGTAPPD